A single Sphingomonas sp. IW22 DNA region contains:
- a CDS encoding phosphoadenylyl-sulfate reductase, with protein sequence MADAALRRIDRIDTAPRFTAADAHRLNNLFRGRETSEMLRVVLGERMLGDVAVVSSFGAESAVLLHLVAQADPSTPVLFLETGKHFPETLAYRDELVERLGLTDLRNLTPDETVLQARDETGLRWSYDPDGCCEIRKVAPLERAMTGFDATITGRKAFQAATRANLPRFELDGDRIKMNPLITWSREDLEGYFARHDLPAHPLVAQGYPSIGCAPCTSKVAPGEDPRSGRWKGWDKTECGIHIGPQDGDPEQPSF encoded by the coding sequence ATGGCTGATGCCGCCCTGCGCCGGATCGACCGGATCGACACCGCACCGCGTTTTACCGCGGCTGACGCGCACCGCCTGAACAACCTGTTCCGGGGTCGTGAGACAAGCGAAATGCTGCGCGTCGTCCTGGGCGAACGGATGCTGGGCGACGTCGCCGTCGTTTCGTCCTTTGGCGCCGAATCCGCCGTGCTGCTGCACCTGGTGGCGCAGGCCGATCCCTCGACGCCGGTATTGTTCTTGGAAACAGGCAAGCATTTCCCGGAAACGCTTGCCTATCGCGACGAACTGGTCGAGCGCCTCGGCCTGACCGACCTGCGTAATCTGACGCCTGACGAAACCGTGCTCCAGGCGCGCGACGAAACCGGGCTGCGTTGGTCCTATGATCCCGATGGGTGCTGCGAAATCCGTAAGGTCGCGCCGCTGGAACGTGCAATGACAGGGTTTGACGCGACGATTACCGGCCGCAAGGCGTTTCAGGCGGCGACGCGTGCCAACCTGCCCCGGTTCGAGCTGGACGGTGACCGGATCAAGATGAACCCGCTCATCACTTGGAGCCGCGAGGATCTTGAGGGCTATTTCGCCCGCCATGACCTCCCCGCCCATCCGCTGGTGGCACAGGGTTATCCCTCGATCGGCTGCGCGCCCTGCACCAGCAAGGTTGCGCCCGGCGAAGACCCGCGTTCGGGCCGCTGGAAGGGTTGGGACAAGACCGAGTGCGGCATCCACATCGGTCCCCAGGATGGCGACCCCGAACAGCCGAGCTTCTGA
- a CDS encoding DUF934 domain-containing protein, which translates to MVENNLRFRDDAAHDEPAVTLDSFLGQSNATAVRIEAGEDARALLPHIERLALVEVSFPTFRDGRGYSAASVLREAGYTGELRAHGDVLIDQIPLMRRCGFDSFAPNAPVDEVALERALARYDHVYQAKADGRTPVWRLRHG; encoded by the coding sequence ATGGTTGAGAACAACCTGCGCTTCCGCGACGACGCGGCGCATGACGAACCGGCAGTGACGCTGGATTCCTTCTTAGGTCAGTCGAACGCGACCGCCGTGCGGATCGAGGCGGGGGAAGATGCGCGCGCGCTGTTGCCGCATATCGAGCGCCTTGCGTTGGTCGAGGTCAGCTTCCCTACCTTTCGCGACGGGCGCGGCTATTCCGCGGCCAGCGTGCTGCGAGAGGCGGGCTATACCGGGGAACTGCGCGCGCATGGCGATGTGCTGATCGATCAGATTCCGCTGATGCGCCGCTGCGGCTTCGACAGCTTTGCGCCCAATGCGCCGGTCGACGAAGTGGCGCTGGAACGGGCGCTGGCACGATATGACCATGTTTATCAGGCGAAGGCCGATGGCCGGACGCCAGTATGGAGACTGCGCCATGGCTGA
- a CDS encoding DUF2849 domain-containing protein: MKILTGNDLVTGDVVWWTGSDWSRHVEDSVDVDEDGERIAREEEGARRVNVPYVIDATDTADGPRPAHIKDRIRALGPTVRPDLTLKPADPAAGNWVI, translated from the coding sequence ATGAAGATTTTGACGGGCAACGATCTGGTGACCGGCGACGTCGTCTGGTGGACGGGCAGCGACTGGTCACGCCACGTCGAGGACTCGGTCGATGTCGATGAGGATGGCGAACGGATCGCGCGCGAGGAGGAAGGCGCGCGGCGGGTTAACGTCCCCTATGTGATCGACGCGACGGATACCGCGGACGGCCCGCGCCCCGCGCATATCAAGGACCGCATTCGCGCACTCGGACCTACGGTGCGTCCCGACCTGACGCTCAAGCCCGCCGATCCGGCGGCCGGAAACTGGGTTATCTGA
- a CDS encoding protein adenylyltransferase SelO family protein, which translates to MVDFTQASARPRPERAIEALGDAFYDEVAGARFSQTILRWRNDRAAEQVGLDSMDDEAWVAHFGRFEPIAGSLPAPLALRYHGHQFRTYNPEIGDGRGFLFAQLRDDAGRLMDLGTKGSGQTPYSRFGDGRLTLKGAVRELLATEMLEALNVPTSRTFSIIETGEALERNDEPSPTRGAVLVRLSHGHIRIGTFQRLAYLRDAESMATLVEYCLKQFYDEPAGPDAAARLLGHVVSQTALLAARYMAAGFVHGVLNTDNINVSGESFDYGPWRFAPTWDPGFTAAYFDHAGLYAFGRQAEAIHWNCMQLAVSLRTISEAPPLIEALDGFSHAYQAAVTDALFWRLGVTPLGGDRDRATIEAIERGLREAGVGIDAFFHRSFGGDIPADFGSAFADARAALSPYASRKSRSDSYWEGPPASMLIDEVETLWSAIDQRDDWTPLMEKLSHIRMMGQALA; encoded by the coding sequence ATGGTCGATTTCACGCAAGCGTCAGCCCGCCCCCGTCCCGAACGCGCAATCGAGGCGCTGGGCGATGCCTTTTACGACGAAGTCGCGGGGGCGCGGTTTTCACAAACCATCCTGCGTTGGCGAAATGACAGAGCCGCCGAACAGGTTGGGCTCGATTCAATGGACGATGAGGCCTGGGTCGCGCATTTCGGCCGCTTTGAACCGATTGCCGGCAGCCTGCCCGCGCCGCTGGCCTTGCGCTATCACGGTCATCAGTTCCGCACGTATAATCCTGAAATCGGGGACGGGCGCGGCTTCCTGTTTGCCCAGCTGCGTGACGATGCTGGCAGGCTGATGGACTTGGGGACCAAGGGGTCGGGCCAGACGCCCTATAGCCGGTTCGGCGACGGCCGCCTCACCCTGAAAGGCGCGGTCCGCGAATTGCTGGCGACCGAGATGCTGGAGGCGCTGAACGTCCCCACGTCCCGCACCTTTTCAATCATCGAGACGGGCGAGGCGCTGGAGCGCAACGACGAGCCCTCTCCCACGCGCGGCGCGGTGCTGGTGCGGTTGAGCCATGGTCATATCCGTATCGGCACCTTTCAGCGGCTGGCCTATCTGCGCGATGCGGAGAGCATGGCGACGCTGGTCGAATATTGCCTCAAGCAATTTTATGACGAACCGGCCGGGCCCGACGCCGCCGCCCGGCTGCTGGGCCATGTCGTCTCGCAGACCGCGTTGCTTGCCGCGCGCTACATGGCGGCGGGCTTTGTCCACGGTGTGCTGAATACCGACAATATCAACGTGAGCGGGGAGAGCTTCGACTATGGTCCGTGGCGGTTCGCGCCGACATGGGACCCCGGCTTTACCGCCGCCTATTTCGACCATGCCGGGCTATACGCCTTCGGCCGGCAGGCAGAGGCGATCCACTGGAATTGCATGCAGTTGGCCGTCTCACTTCGAACGATCAGCGAAGCACCGCCGTTGATCGAGGCGCTGGACGGTTTCAGCCACGCCTATCAGGCCGCCGTCACCGATGCCTTGTTCTGGCGGTTGGGCGTGACGCCGCTGGGCGGCGACCGCGACCGGGCGACGATCGAGGCGATCGAGCGTGGCTTGCGAGAGGCGGGCGTCGGGATCGACGCATTCTTTCACCGCAGTTTCGGCGGTGACATCCCGGCGGATTTTGGCAGCGCTTTTGCCGATGCCCGCGCGGCACTGTCGCCCTACGCCTCCCGCAAGTCGCGCAGTGACTCCTATTGGGAAGGGCCGCCCGCTTCGATGCTGATCGACGAGGTCGAAACCCTGTGGAGCGCCATCGATCAGCGAGACGACTGGACGCCGCTGATGGAAAAACTGTCCCACATCCGCATGATGGGCCAAGCGCTCGCCTGA
- the cobA gene encoding uroporphyrinogen-III C-methyltransferase has product MASLLDPDARGRVILVGAGPGDPDLLTVRAVEALRAADVLVHDGLIDPRVLELAPASAHRISVAKRRSRHTVPQDGINALIIAHVRAGSVVVRLKGGDPFIFGRGGEEVEAVRAAGLRVDVVPGVSAALGCAAEAMLPLTHRDHASAVSFVAGQCKGLSEQDWSGLAGVGRTLVIYMGVATAPAIAEKLMADGVAPDMPVAVLEKGTLPGHRAIRTLLADLGAMVDREGVESPAIIVVGDVVELSDAEDKLGRWADVAATLAQGAGA; this is encoded by the coding sequence ATGGCAAGTCTTCTCGATCCCGATGCGCGCGGCCGCGTCATCCTCGTGGGTGCCGGGCCGGGTGATCCCGACCTGTTGACGGTCCGCGCCGTGGAGGCGCTTCGCGCGGCCGATGTTCTGGTGCACGACGGTCTGATCGACCCGCGCGTGCTGGAACTGGCCCCGGCGTCGGCGCATCGCATTTCCGTCGCCAAGCGCCGCTCGCGCCACACCGTGCCTCAGGACGGTATCAACGCGCTGATCATCGCCCATGTGCGCGCGGGGTCGGTCGTCGTGCGGCTGAAGGGCGGCGACCCGTTCATCTTCGGGCGCGGCGGTGAGGAGGTTGAAGCGGTGCGCGCCGCCGGTCTGCGCGTCGATGTCGTTCCCGGCGTATCGGCAGCGCTTGGTTGCGCCGCCGAAGCGATGCTGCCGCTGACCCACCGCGACCATGCCAGCGCGGTCAGCTTTGTTGCGGGCCAGTGCAAGGGGCTGTCCGAACAGGATTGGTCCGGCTTGGCTGGCGTCGGGCGTACGCTGGTCATCTATATGGGCGTGGCCACCGCCCCTGCCATCGCCGAAAAGCTGATGGCAGACGGTGTCGCCCCCGACATGCCGGTGGCGGTGCTGGAGAAAGGCACCCTGCCCGGCCACCGCGCGATCCGCACGCTGCTGGCCGATCTGGGCGCCATGGTCGATCGAGAGGGCGTCGAAAGTCCCGCAATCATTGTCGTTGGCGACGTGGTCGAACTGTCCGACGCCGAAGACAAGCTGGGCCGCTGGGCCGATGTTGCAGCAACCCTGGCGCAAGGAGCCGGTGCATGA
- the astD gene encoding succinylglutamate-semialdehyde dehydrogenase has translation MSAQELISTEPATGAILWRGVAGDADREVAAARAGWSQWAARPLAVRIETLRRFANVVRARHEAFSDLIARETGKPLWEARTEVDTVIAKVDISITAFSDRTGQRRLEAQMGSRLALRHKPHGVLAVLGPYNFPAHLPNGHIVPALIAGNAVVFKPSEKTPAVGEFLVECYRAAGVPEGCVRLLLGGPDAGRALASHPGIDGLLFTGSARTGLALNRAFAETPEKILALEMGGNNPIVVWSTPDIYSAAILVIQSAFTSAGQRCTAARRLIVEDKLYDPLIEQITKLADRLIVGEPHADPAPFMGPVIDNDTADMLTENFLSLTSQGGRPIRYMTRPVDGRPFLSPGIVDMTDARERPDVELFGPLLQVIRTDSFEAAIAEANATRYGLSASLVSQDPRLYDQFWAGIRAGIVNWNKPTNGASSSAPFGGVGWSGNHRPSAYYAADYCAFPVVSSEAEQARASIGVGLSDG, from the coding sequence TTGTCCGCGCAAGAGTTGATTTCGACCGAACCCGCGACCGGTGCCATTTTGTGGCGGGGCGTTGCCGGAGATGCCGACCGTGAGGTTGCCGCCGCGCGTGCGGGGTGGAGCCAATGGGCGGCGCGTCCGCTGGCGGTTCGCATTGAAACATTGCGCCGGTTCGCCAATGTCGTCCGTGCCCGGCATGAGGCATTTTCCGATCTGATCGCGCGCGAAACGGGCAAGCCGCTTTGGGAAGCCCGGACCGAGGTCGATACCGTGATCGCCAAGGTCGATATCTCGATCACGGCCTTTTCGGATCGCACAGGGCAGCGGCGGCTTGAGGCCCAGATGGGCAGCCGACTGGCGCTTCGTCATAAGCCGCATGGCGTGCTGGCGGTGCTGGGGCCGTATAACTTCCCGGCGCACCTACCCAACGGGCATATCGTCCCCGCGCTGATCGCCGGCAACGCGGTTGTGTTCAAGCCCTCCGAAAAGACGCCGGCAGTCGGCGAGTTTCTGGTCGAATGCTACCGCGCGGCGGGGGTGCCGGAAGGTTGCGTGCGGCTGTTGCTGGGCGGGCCGGATGCCGGGCGCGCGCTGGCTAGCCATCCGGGGATCGACGGCCTGCTGTTCACCGGATCGGCGCGTACGGGGCTGGCGCTGAACCGCGCCTTTGCCGAAACGCCGGAAAAAATCCTTGCGCTCGAAATGGGCGGCAACAACCCGATTGTCGTGTGGAGCACGCCGGATATTTATTCGGCGGCGATTCTGGTCATCCAATCGGCCTTCACCAGCGCGGGTCAGCGTTGCACCGCCGCGCGGCGGCTGATCGTCGAAGACAAGCTGTACGATCCGCTGATCGAGCAGATCACGAAGCTGGCCGACCGGCTGATCGTCGGCGAACCGCATGCCGACCCGGCCCCCTTCATGGGGCCGGTGATCGACAACGACACCGCCGACATGCTGACCGAAAACTTCCTGTCGCTGACGTCGCAGGGCGGGCGGCCAATCCGGTACATGACCCGGCCGGTGGATGGTCGCCCCTTCCTGTCGCCGGGGATCGTGGACATGACGGATGCACGCGAGCGGCCCGATGTCGAGCTGTTCGGGCCATTGCTCCAGGTCATTCGCACCGACAGCTTTGAAGCGGCCATCGCAGAGGCCAATGCCACGCGCTATGGCCTGTCGGCCAGCCTGGTGTCGCAAGACCCGCGCCTTTACGACCAGTTCTGGGCCGGGATTCGTGCGGGCATCGTCAACTGGAACAAGCCGACCAACGGCGCCAGTTCATCCGCGCCGTTCGGCGGCGTGGGCTGGTCAGGCAACCATCGGCCAAGCGCCTATTATGCCGCCGACTATTGCGCTTTTCCGGTCGTATCCAGCGAAGCCGAACAGGCGCGCGCATCCATCGGCGTCGGCCTGAGCGACGGGTGA
- a CDS encoding alpha/beta fold hydrolase produces the protein MATSRNPTGFTDGYWWSGDGVRLHYRDYPGPTDRPPILCLPGLTRNARDFEDLAARLSPDWRVIAVELRGRGESGYARDPMSYVPLTYLQDVERLVDELKLDRVVAFGTSLGGILTMLLAATGRPPLAGAILNDVGPELDRAGLERIRGYVGKSMQYPTWMHAARAMAEANADVYPRYGVEQWLGMAKRLHRLTSAGRIVLDYDMKVAEPFRVPGNEAGPDMWRAFDALKGVPTLIVRGDRSDILSAEVAERMVERLHAAELVTVPDTGHAPTLDEPESLAAIDRLLARITI, from the coding sequence ATGGCGACTTCCCGCAACCCGACCGGCTTCACGGACGGCTATTGGTGGTCGGGCGATGGCGTCCGGCTGCATTACCGCGACTATCCCGGCCCCACAGATCGGCCCCCGATTTTGTGCCTTCCCGGACTGACCCGCAATGCCCGCGATTTTGAGGACCTGGCCGCGCGACTGTCACCCGACTGGCGGGTCATTGCCGTCGAACTGCGCGGTCGCGGCGAGAGCGGATATGCGCGTGATCCGATGAGCTATGTCCCGCTGACCTATCTTCAGGATGTCGAGCGGCTGGTGGACGAACTGAAGCTCGACCGGGTCGTTGCGTTCGGCACTTCGCTGGGCGGCATTCTGACCATGCTGCTGGCCGCAACCGGCCGTCCGCCGCTGGCGGGTGCGATTTTGAACGACGTTGGTCCCGAACTCGACCGGGCCGGGCTGGAACGTATTCGCGGCTATGTCGGCAAATCGATGCAATATCCGACCTGGATGCACGCCGCGCGCGCCATGGCGGAGGCAAATGCCGATGTTTATCCGCGCTATGGCGTCGAACAGTGGCTGGGCATGGCCAAGCGGCTGCATCGCCTGACATCCGCCGGGCGCATCGTCTTGGACTATGACATGAAGGTGGCTGAACCTTTTCGAGTACCGGGAAATGAGGCGGGGCCGGACATGTGGCGCGCGTTCGATGCGCTCAAGGGCGTGCCGACCCTGATCGTGCGCGGCGACCGGTCCGACATTCTGTCTGCCGAGGTTGCTGAGCGGATGGTGGAACGGTTGCACGCCGCCGAATTGGTCACGGTGCCGGATACCGGCCATGCGCCGACGCTGGACGAGCCTGAAAGCCTGGCGGCGATCGACCGCTTGCTGGCACGCATTACGATCTGA
- a CDS encoding glycosyltransferase, protein MTVNILHLHDSFDLGGKQARSVRLMNAFGQAARHVVVSSVEGAYGARSAIAQGVAYEIAQDPPPLSGKPSAARYEAIARYMRRFDLVLTYGWGAIDGVMAARVFPRGTPPVVHHEDGFGADEAVRLNRMRNLYRRMALSAAHGLVVPSPGLERIALNIWKQPAGRVHRISTGIATATYANRPDPRAIPGFARGKEPVVGTIGALDSNRDLPLMIRAVGGIARNVRLVIVGEGPERATIERQAAAMFMADRVHLPGQLPAPHRYIGLFDIFMLTSQSEQQPVVVMEAMAAGLPIVAPHVGEVPSMVAPENLPYLAPERHELALRDALAALIADPESRARIGAANRARAAAMFDDRAMIDAYARLYEGAMGLPAVLSV, encoded by the coding sequence ATGACCGTCAATATCCTGCATCTTCACGACAGTTTCGACCTGGGTGGCAAGCAGGCTCGTTCGGTTCGGCTCATGAACGCCTTTGGCCAGGCGGCGCGGCATGTCGTCGTGTCCAGTGTGGAGGGTGCCTATGGTGCGCGCAGCGCCATCGCCCAGGGCGTCGCCTATGAAATCGCACAGGATCCGCCGCCGCTGAGCGGCAAGCCGTCTGCCGCGCGGTATGAAGCCATTGCGCGCTATATGCGCCGTTTCGATCTGGTGCTGACCTATGGCTGGGGCGCGATCGACGGGGTGATGGCCGCCCGCGTCTTTCCAAGGGGAACGCCGCCGGTCGTCCATCATGAGGATGGTTTCGGCGCGGATGAAGCGGTTCGGCTGAACCGCATGCGAAACCTCTACCGCCGCATGGCGCTGAGCGCCGCGCACGGGCTGGTCGTGCCGTCGCCGGGGCTTGAGCGGATCGCGCTCAACATATGGAAACAGCCGGCAGGGCGCGTGCATCGCATCTCGACCGGGATCGCGACCGCCACTTATGCCAATCGACCCGATCCACGCGCGATCCCGGGCTTCGCGCGGGGAAAGGAGCCGGTGGTCGGAACCATCGGCGCGCTCGATTCGAACCGCGATTTGCCGCTTATGATCCGCGCGGTCGGGGGCATTGCCCGCAACGTGCGACTGGTCATCGTGGGTGAGGGGCCGGAACGCGCCACCATCGAGCGGCAGGCGGCGGCGATGTTCATGGCTGACCGCGTGCACCTGCCCGGACAGTTGCCCGCGCCGCATCGCTACATTGGCCTGTTCGATATCTTCATGCTTACATCGCAGAGCGAGCAGCAGCCGGTCGTCGTGATGGAGGCGATGGCGGCGGGCCTACCCATCGTCGCGCCGCATGTGGGGGAGGTCCCGTCGATGGTCGCGCCGGAAAACCTGCCCTATCTGGCGCCCGAACGCCACGAACTGGCGTTGCGCGATGCGCTGGCCGCTCTGATCGCCGATCCGGAATCGCGGGCGAGGATAGGGGCCGCAAATCGCGCTCGGGCCGCCGCGATGTTCGATGACAGGGCAATGATCGACGCCTATGCCCGGCTTTATGAGGGTGCGATGGGGCTTCCTGCCGTGCTAAGCGTTTAA
- a CDS encoding nitrite/sulfite reductase, whose product MYRYDTYDQAIVDARVDEFRDQVERRLSGALSEDQFKPLRLMNGLYLQLHAYMLRVAIPYGTLNSRQLRVLADIARRYDRGYGHFTTRQNLQYNWIQLKDAPEILAELAKVEMHAIQTSGNCIRNISSDQYAGAAADEVTDPRPWAELLRQWSTFHPEFTYLPRKFKIAVIAAAEDRAAMRLHDIGIEIVSRDGELGARIFAGGGMGRTPMIAHEVAEFVPIEDLLSYLEACLRVYNRYGRRDNIYKARIKILLHEIGADEYRRQVEEEFAAIKALGIDPPKAEFDRIAAFFASPAFDTGLSDELDRSDPDFALWVDQNVVAHKQPGYAIATISLKPAGGIPGDATAEQMEVVADLAERYSFDELRVTHAQNLVLPHVRKRDLYTVWQALNEAGLAEANLDLIGDIIACPGLDYCSLANARSIPLAQKISQRFADPARQRDLGELKLKISGCINACGHHHAGHIGILGVDRKGVENYQLLLGGSGAEDVSLGRITGPGFDEDGVVDAIERVTDLYVARREPNERFVDTYRRLGMEPFKEAIYG is encoded by the coding sequence ATGTATCGCTATGACACTTACGACCAGGCGATCGTCGATGCTCGCGTCGACGAATTTCGCGATCAGGTGGAACGCCGCTTGTCGGGCGCGCTGAGCGAGGATCAGTTCAAGCCGCTGCGGCTGATGAACGGCCTGTATCTTCAGCTGCACGCCTATATGCTGCGCGTTGCCATCCCCTATGGCACGCTCAATTCGCGTCAGCTGCGCGTGCTGGCCGACATCGCCCGGCGGTACGATCGCGGCTATGGCCATTTCACGACGCGCCAGAACCTTCAGTATAACTGGATCCAGCTGAAGGACGCGCCGGAAATCCTGGCCGAGCTGGCCAAGGTCGAGATGCATGCCATTCAGACCAGCGGGAATTGCATCCGCAATATCAGCTCCGACCAATATGCCGGCGCCGCCGCGGACGAAGTGACCGATCCACGCCCTTGGGCCGAGCTACTGCGTCAGTGGTCGACCTTCCATCCCGAATTCACCTACCTGCCCCGCAAGTTCAAGATCGCGGTGATCGCCGCGGCTGAGGATCGCGCGGCGATGCGGCTGCACGACATCGGGATCGAGATCGTGTCGCGCGACGGTGAACTGGGCGCGCGCATCTTTGCCGGTGGCGGCATGGGCCGCACGCCGATGATCGCGCATGAAGTCGCCGAATTCGTTCCGATCGAGGACCTGCTCAGCTATCTGGAAGCATGTCTGCGCGTCTATAATCGCTATGGCCGCCGCGATAATATCTACAAGGCGCGCATCAAGATCCTGCTGCACGAAATCGGCGCGGACGAATATCGTCGTCAGGTCGAGGAAGAATTTGCGGCAATAAAGGCGCTGGGCATCGATCCGCCCAAGGCTGAGTTCGACCGCATCGCCGCCTTTTTCGCATCGCCGGCGTTCGACACGGGGCTTTCCGATGAACTCGACCGCAGCGATCCCGACTTTGCGCTGTGGGTCGACCAGAATGTCGTCGCGCACAAGCAGCCCGGCTATGCCATCGCCACCATCAGCCTGAAGCCGGCGGGCGGCATTCCGGGCGACGCGACCGCCGAGCAGATGGAAGTCGTGGCGGATCTGGCCGAACGTTACAGCTTTGACGAGCTGCGCGTGACCCATGCCCAGAACCTGGTTCTGCCGCATGTGCGCAAACGCGACCTTTATACCGTGTGGCAGGCCCTGAACGAAGCCGGTCTGGCTGAGGCCAATCTGGACCTGATCGGCGACATCATCGCCTGCCCCGGTCTCGATTATTGCAGCCTGGCCAATGCCCGCTCGATCCCGCTGGCACAAAAGATCAGCCAGCGCTTTGCCGACCCGGCGCGGCAGCGCGATCTGGGCGAATTGAAGCTCAAGATTTCGGGCTGCATCAATGCCTGTGGGCACCACCATGCGGGCCATATCGGCATTCTGGGCGTCGACCGAAAAGGCGTCGAGAATTACCAGCTGCTGCTGGGTGGATCGGGCGCGGAGGATGTCAGCTTGGGCCGCATCACCGGCCCCGGATTTGACGAGGACGGCGTAGTCGACGCGATCGAACGCGTGACCGACCTCTATGTCGCCCGCCGCGAACCCAACGAACGCTTTGTCGATACCTATCGTCGGCTGGGCATGGAACCGTTCAAGGAGGCCATTTATGGTTGA
- a CDS encoding replicative DNA helicase, with translation MATQPIHPAPGEPIRLPQNVEAEAALLGAMMIDNRLADDIIDMLKPEHFHEPVHGRIFGAVAKLRGDDLLANPLTLKPLFEGDTGMAALGGPAYLAQLTGSGAGLIGARQFAKQIFDLAKLRTLIEVGRELVDRAMDTSETIDPSAQIEAAEEALFAVAAGASTSKAVKTFAQATAAAVDMAAKALNAGGGLSGTTTGFESINQRIGGLHHSDLIILAGRPGMGKTSLATNIAFNSARRWLDDMALGLTPKESVGGKVAFFSLEMSADQLATRILAEQSRISSEALRMGRISKQEFRQLADAATDLQNLPLFIDDTAGLSISALHTRVRRLKRTLGDDLKFVVVDYLQLLQGSGSRASDNRVQEISEISRGLKTLAKDLDVAVMALSQLSRAVESREDKRPQLSDLRESGSIEQDADMVWFVYREDYYVAAKEPKRPVEGDDPKVFEDHQKWHMDMERVFGLAELIIAKQRHGATGKVTLKFEPEITRFSDYAGPQYSGPLE, from the coding sequence ATGGCTACCCAACCGATTCATCCCGCACCCGGCGAACCCATTCGACTGCCCCAGAATGTCGAGGCAGAGGCAGCGCTGCTTGGCGCTATGATGATCGACAACCGGCTTGCTGACGACATCATCGACATGCTCAAGCCCGAGCATTTTCATGAGCCGGTCCATGGCCGTATTTTTGGCGCGGTCGCCAAGCTGCGCGGCGACGACCTTCTCGCCAACCCACTGACCCTTAAACCCTTGTTCGAGGGTGATACGGGCATGGCGGCGCTGGGCGGCCCTGCCTATCTTGCGCAGCTGACCGGATCAGGTGCGGGGCTTATCGGCGCGCGGCAATTCGCCAAGCAGATTTTCGACCTCGCCAAGCTGCGCACCCTGATCGAAGTCGGGCGGGAACTGGTCGATCGCGCGATGGACACGTCGGAAACGATCGATCCGTCCGCCCAGATCGAAGCCGCTGAAGAAGCGCTGTTCGCCGTCGCCGCGGGCGCCAGCACGTCCAAGGCGGTCAAGACCTTTGCACAGGCGACGGCGGCCGCAGTCGACATGGCGGCAAAGGCGCTCAATGCGGGCGGCGGCCTGTCGGGGACGACGACCGGCTTTGAAAGTATCAATCAGCGGATCGGCGGTCTCCACCATTCCGACCTGATCATCCTTGCCGGACGTCCAGGCATGGGCAAAACGTCGCTCGCCACCAACATCGCATTCAATTCGGCGCGGCGCTGGCTGGACGACATGGCGCTGGGCCTGACCCCCAAGGAAAGCGTGGGGGGAAAGGTTGCGTTTTTCAGCCTGGAAATGTCCGCCGATCAGCTAGCAACCCGTATCCTCGCCGAACAATCGCGCATCAGTTCGGAAGCGCTACGTATGGGCCGGATCAGCAAGCAGGAGTTCCGGCAACTGGCCGATGCTGCGACCGATCTTCAAAACCTTCCCTTGTTCATCGACGATACCGCCGGCCTGTCGATCAGCGCGCTGCATACCCGCGTCCGACGGCTGAAGCGTACGCTGGGCGACGACCTGAAATTCGTGGTCGTCGACTATCTCCAACTGCTGCAAGGGTCGGGCAGCCGCGCCAGCGACAATCGTGTGCAGGAAATCTCGGAAATCAGCCGTGGCCTGAAGACACTGGCCAAGGATCTTGACGTGGCGGTGATGGCACTGTCCCAGCTCAGCCGCGCCGTGGAAAGCCGTGAGGACAAGCGGCCGCAACTGTCGGACCTTCGTGAATCGGGCTCGATCGAGCAGGACGCCGATATGGTCTGGTTCGTGTATCGCGAAGACTATTACGTCGCCGCAAAGGAACCGAAGCGCCCCGTCGAAGGTGACGACCCCAAAGTGTTCGAAGACCACCAGAAATGGCACATGGACATGGAACGTGTGTTCGGTCTGGCCGAATTGATCATCGCCAAGCAGCGCCACGGCGCCACGGGCAAGGTAACGCTCAAGTTCGAGCCGGAAATCACGCGCTTCAGCGACTATGCCGGTCCGCAATATTCAGGACCGCTGGAGTAA